A stretch of DNA from Oryzomonas sagensis:
ACGTCGATGAATCATAGGCATAAGGTGCATCGATAGCGTTTTTCAAAACCTGCACCGAGGAAGCCAATGGATAAAAAGATGTTGGATGGTAGTCTGTCGCAAATTTCATGATCGACACTTCGTCGGTTGTTTGCACGGTTGCAACCAGCGAATCAATGAAGCCTTTCGTGTTATCCTGCATCCACTGCTGTTCAGCAAGACTCAGACTGCCGCTATAATCCATCGCCAAGGTAACGGAGAGTGGGGCCCTTGCCACAACCGATGTTACGACCGGGGCAGGGTTCGTAATGGGAATCCCATTTTCAGTTACCGTAAAGACAGGCGATGTCACGGTCGCTGGTTGACCGGCGCTGTCGGCCACGGTCACAAGGAACCCAAGGGTCTTTGGAGTGGCACTGCAGCCATCCCTTATGATCTCGCTGGCTTTCAGATCAAGGGCCGTCCCCTTCCCGCTCAACCCTACCGTTACCGTCTTATTTGCGGGGTCATTCGAAGTGATCGTCAGGTTGTCGGTGTAAACCTGCTGGTTTTGGGGAACAAGTTGGATGGACGACATGCAGGTGGCTGATGGTGCAATGCTTTTCCCGGAACAGGCATCCGTGGCAATCTTGAATGGCGAACTCGCCCCCTTCTCCAGAGCAAGCGCCACAATAGTCAGGTTTGCCGAACCGGTGTTCGTTATCGTTAGGAGTTGAGTGGAAGAGCCATTAACGACAACCGCCCCAAGGTTCACAGAACTTTGGGTCGAAATTGTGGGAGATGTCGTGGATGGCGAAGGTGTCGAACCGCCTCCACCTCCGCTCGTGCCGGCGCCCCCCCCTCCTCCGCCGCAACCAGAGAGAGCTAGAATGAACAGGCCGATGATATAGGGAGAACACGGACGTCGAACGGCTTTCTTGATTTGCTTGAACATGGCAGCCTCTTTCTGACCGGAAAACTTCCGTACCACCGATTCCCAAGACGTTTATGATCTGGACGTGAGCACCTGCCCCCATACTACAGGCCTGCTGGTATCAGGCATACTTTTACAACCACACTTTCAGAGGCATTAACAAGCACAGATTATGCCAGCCCACGTTCAGACGGGCGTAAATTCCGGCAACAGCCGACAGACATCAGTAAAACCATTGAAATTTGGCCCTATTTTCCCGTTGTGATATTCATTCGGACAGTCGGGAAGGATGATGCTGGTTACGGTTCCTTGGCGCTCCATATCATCATATTTTGTGTTTTGCGGATTAGAGGCGAGTTTCCTCCCTGGGCAACGAGGCGCATTAACCTAACAATATTAATCATTTTATGAAAGGATACCGCAGAATTGCCTTTGTGCAAGCCTACCTGCCGAATGTGTCGGAATGATTAACACCCGTCGTACAAAGATTCCGACAACGCACCATCAGCAGGTATGTGGTAAATGCAAGGCCGACAAATCAGCGAAAGGCAATACCTGATTCCGTAGCAACCAAGGGATGTATGTAGTGGGAGGGTAATTCGGGGAAACGAAGCGTTCCGTGGTGACACGCACCAACATTTATATTCAGGGCCGGCATCGCCAATCCACATCACGCAGTAGAACAGGGGGTTCAACCGCACACGAGAAAGCTGCTGCAAGCCCCTCAGGGATCAGCACTGTTTATGGAGTTACCTGCCTTTCCAGCAGGGCCACGTTTTCCACATGAACCGTCTGGGGAAACATGTCTACCGGCTGGATTTCCCGGCAACAATAGCCACGGCTTTTCAGGGCCACCAAGTCGCGCGCCAGGCTCTGGGGATAGCAGGACACATAGATAATCCTGGAAGGGGCCAGAGCTGCAACCGTATCCAGCACATCCGGCACACACCCCTTGCGGGGCGGGTTGAGCACCGCAACGTCGATCCGCTCCCCTTCCTCCGCCAGATCTTCGAGTAGCTCCGCCGCATCACCGGCTTCGAAGCGGCAGTTTTTACGGCCATTGAGCTTGGCATTCCGACGGGCATCCGCCACCGCCTCTTCCACGACCTCGATACCGATCACCTGCGCCGCCTGATCGGCCAGAAACAACGCTATCCCGCCGATGCCGCAATAGAGGTCGAGCACGTTCTCCCCGCCCCCCAGACCGGCCCAGCGCTTCACCTGTTCGTAGATCAGGCGCGCACCCGAGTTATTGACCTGGAAAAACGACCGGGGGGAGACCTGAAACGCCACATCGCCGATCCTCTCCGTCAGGTAGTGCTGGGGCGTCAGGAAGTAATCCTTTTGTCCCAAAATGACATTCCCCTCGGAGGCGTTCACGTTCTGGGCCATGACCTCGATTTCGGGTGTCATTTCCTGGACAAAGCGCCCCAGGTGATGAATCTCATTATAGGAGCGCCGGGCCGTCACAAAGACCACCATGGCTTTGCGCTCATGCACGGAAACCCGCACCACAAGATAGCGCAGCAGCCCCATCTTGCTCTGGGGGTTGTAGACCGGCACCTTCAGCTTGACGATCCCCTGCCTCACCGCTTCCACGACCCGATTGATCAGCGGGTGATGGAGCGGACATTGATCCAGATCGTAGACATCGTGGCTGGCGCGACGGTAGATGCCGATAAACGGATCGGACCATTTGCCGGCGATGGTTAGTTTCGCCGTGGTGCGATAGTGGATCAGATTTTCCGGAGAGAGCAGCGGGTGAACGGTAATACCCGCCAACTCGCTATGTTTGGCCAATTCCGCCAGGATCATCCCACGTTTCCAGGCGGTCTGCTCACGGTACTTCATGGCGATCAAAGGACAACCGAGGCAATCGGCGCTTTCCGTGCAGGGAGGGCGTTTACTGCGCAGCGGCGAAGGGTGCAGCAGTTTGAGCGTGTGGCCATAGGCCGTGCCGCGGGAAATTTGCTCAATTCTGACCAGGACGACATCGCTCGGCAGGGCCCCGCCGACCCGGAGCGTCATACCGTCGTCGGTACGCGCCGTACCGTAGCCATCCTCATCCAGGGCGGTTATGGCAAACTCCATCACCGCATTGCGTTTGATTTGGGGGGTCCAGCGGGTGTCCTTGGATACAGCAACAGTACCATGTGGGGAAGCGGGCTGCTTTACGGGGCGTTTTCCCCCTCGTTTTATTTCACGTTCATCTTTCACGATTTATTGCACCCTTCCTGTAGATACCCCTGAAACAGGCGGAAGGCCTGTCCCCGGTGACTGATACGATTCTTTTCATCGACGCCGAGTTCCGCCATGGTCCGGTCACAGCCATCGACCAGAAAAAGCGGATCATAGCCAAAGCCGCCTTCGCCGCGTGCGGCGTCGAGAATGCGCCCCCCCACCCTGCCGGTGAAGAGATGCGTATCGCCGGCGGGTGTCACAAAAGCCAGCGTACAGACAAAGGCCGCCGTTCTCGATTCAGGCGGCACTCCCGCCAGTTCGGTAAGCAACTTGGCATTGTTGGCGGCATCCCCGGCTCCTTCGCCGGCAAAACGGGCCGAATAGACGCCGGGACGCCCTTCAAGCGCATCCACCACCAGGCCGGAATCGTCTGCCAGGGCCGGCAGCCCACTGAAGCTGGCGGCCTCACGGGCCTTTTTCAGGGCATTTTCCGCAAAGGTGGCGCCATCCTCCACCGTATCCGGAAATCCTGCAAAATCGCCGGAGCACCGAACCGAAGCGACCAGGCCGGCCAGCAGGGCCTGAATCTCCACCAGCTTGCCCCGGTTACGCGTGGCAACGATGAGCTCTTTCATCCCCGCAGAGCCTCCTGCTGAAAGGCAAAGAGCTGCTGTATGCCGGCCATGGCCTGGCCGCGCATGGCGTCCATCTGGTCAATGGTGAACGGTTCGGCCTCCGCCGTCCCCTGGACTTCCACAAAGCGGCCACTGGATGTCATGACAAAATTCATGTCGACCTCAGCGCTGGAGTCCTCCAGGTAATTCAGGTCCAGCATCGGCTCGCCGGCAATAATGCCGACGCTGACCGCTGCCACGGCCTCCTTGAGCGGGATATCGGCAAAAACGCCCTTGTCGCGGAGCCCGGCCAACGCATCGGCCAGGGCGACATATGCCCCGGTGATGGAGGCGGTTCGCGTGCCGCCGTCAGCCTGGATCACGTCGCAATCGATATAAATGGACCGCTCACCCAACCGGGTCAGGTCGGTAACGGCGCGCAACGAGCGGCCGATCAGGCGCTGGATCTCCAGTGTCCGGCCGGTTTGCTTTCCTTTCGCCGCCTCACGCGGCGACCGGGTATGGGTGGCCCGGGGCAGCATGGCATACTCGGCAGTTACCCACCCGGTTCCCCTGCCCTTCAAAAACGGCGGGACGGATTCCTCCACCGATGCCGTACAGATGACCCGCGTATCGCCGAATGCGATCAGCACGGAGCCCTCGGCGTGTTTGGTGAAGTTGCGCGTGATGGTGATGGGGCGCAAATCGCAGCATCCCCTGCCGTCATTCCTTGTCATTGCATCACTCCTTCCGGTAAAAAACTGGAAGGTGTTCAATATCCTTTCGTTGCCCGTGTGTCAAACAAAAAGGGAACCTGAAACAGGTCCCCTTGTTTGTGAAAGCCTCATGTATAGTGTTCTATCAGCCGAGGTGTGTGTCGTTGCAACGCGTCCGGTTGGCAAGAATGGTGGAGTCGAGCATTTCACCACAGCACGTGCATTTCCATGCATCGAACGAGCGGACAAAATCGTAGAACTTCTCGGCGAACATACGGCCCTTGCAGCGTGGACATTGCATAGCACTCCTCCTCATAGCGAAATTTCAGTAAAATCAGTACCTATGAGTGTTTACACCATGCGTGCCAATTCCGGCCGTGCAGCCCAACATAAATTGTTGTTTTTTAATATTACCTTTATATTCAACTAGTTAGAAATACCTTTTTATTGTTTCATACCTTTTCTCCCCTATGCCCTCAACGTTGAGCAACTCTTCCAGCGCCATTGAACCGCCATTGTTTTGACGGTACGTAACGATGCGCTCGGCGATTAACGGGCCGATGCCGGGGAGTCGGTCAAAATCAGCCTGTCCCATCGTATTGATATCCAAGGGAATTCCCATGAGCATTCTTTCAGAAGCCGGCATCGGCAGGAAGATCACGTCTCCCTGCCCGTCTTCCCTGATCGTGATGCGGATACCTTCACCGTTTTTGAGACGCCGCTCAGCAGCGCCTGCCGGTGCAAGTCTTTTGAGAGGCCGCAATGGTTCCGCCATTTTTATGGCGCCAATCGTCACAAATTTGGCGGATAGAGGATACATGCCGGGATGCGCCACATCCCCTTCCACACGCACGAACCCTTTGACGGAAAAACCCGCCAAAGCGGCGTTTTGTGCGCTTTGACGGGTTTTTAGACCAGCAGGGATCACAAGTGCCGCTGCGACAAGAAGAAGGATTATGCGCTCGTAACGAACCATGTCCCGCCTCCCATGCTCCCGGGCGGAGCCGTTATCCTGGCCTGCGCGGCGCTGGTCCGCGGCTTTTGCCTGCTCACGGTGACGCTGTTCACAAACCGGCTATTCCTGTTCCTCCGACTTGTGCAGCTTGAAATCAATACTATCGATCAGCGCCTGGTAGGAGGCGTCAATGATGTTATCGGATACGCCGACGGTCCCCCAGCGCGTGTGCCTGTCACCCGACTCGATCAGAACGCGGGTCGATGAAGCTGTCCCCTGCCCTGCCGGCAGAACGCGGACCTTGTAGTCCAGGAGTTTGACCTCTTTGAGCTTGGGATAGAATTTTTCCAACGCCTTGCGGATGGCGTTGTCCAAGGCGTTGACCGGACCGCTGCCTTCGGCGGCGGTATGCTCGACCTTGCCGCCGACCCTGACCATGATGGTCGCCTCGGCCAGGGGCTTCTGGTCTTCGCCCCGCTTTTCGTCAATGACCCGGAAACCAAGTACGGTGAAAAACTTGCGATGGGTTCCCAACGCCTTCTTCATCAACAGCTCAAAAGAGGCCTCGGCACCTTCGAATTGATACCCACGGTTTTCCATCTCCTTGATATTGTCGAGGATCTCCAGGGTGACCGGGTCCTTGCTGTCGAGGTTGATGTTGAACTCTTCAGCCTTGGCCAGGATATTCGAGCGGCCGGAGAGATCCGAAACAAGAACCCGGGTGCAATTGCCGACCAGTTCGGGCCGCATATGTTCGTAGGTTTCCGGGTGCCGCTGGATGGCGCTGACATGAACCCCCCCCTTATGGGCAAAGGCGGAATTTCCCACATAGGCTTGGTGCTTGTCGGGGGAGATATTGACCAACTCGTAGACAAAACGGGATAACTCCCTGAGGTGGCGCATCTGCTCGTCACTGATGCACTCCTTGGCCATCTTGACCTTGAGGGCGGGGATGATGGAACAGAGGTTGGCGTTGCCGCAGCGCTCGCCAAAACCGTTAATGGTCCCCTGAACCTGTACGATCCCCAGATCAACGGCGTGCAGGGAGTTGGCTACGGCGCACTCGGAGTCGTTATGGGCATGAATGCCGAGCGGCGTCTTGATCTGTTCCTTTACCGCCGTGATGATCTCGGCCACCTCGAACGGCATGGTCCCGCCATTGGTGTCGCACAGGATGATGCAATCGACGTTGGCCTCTTCCGCCGCCTTGAGGGTCTTAATGGCATAGTCGGGATTGGCCTTGTAACCGTCGAAGAAGTGTTCCGCATCGTAGAATACTTCCGGCGCATGTTTTTTCAGGTATTCCAGGGAATCGTAGATCAGCTCCAGGTTTTCCTCCAGCGAGATGCGCAGCGCCTCGCGGACATGGAAGTCCCACGTCTTGCCGAAGATCGTGATGGCATCCGCCTCAGCCTTGATCAGGGTAACGATATTGTTGTCCTTGTCCGGCGTCACCTTGGCCCGGCGGGTGGAACCGAAGGCGGCAATCTTGGCCTGCCGCAGTTTTTCCTTCTTGATATCCTTGAAAAAAGCGACATCCTTTGGATTACTTCCCGGCCACCCGCCTTCGATATACTGAATCCCAAGCTCGTCCAGCTTACGGGCTATGCGGACCTTATCCTCCACCAGTAACGAAATGTCTTCTGCCTGGGTACCATCCCGCAGGGTTGTGTCATACAGTTTTACAAGGCTCATCGCTACCTCCCCAAGCATTAACAATATGAAGATTCTAAACCGTTTTACATGAGTCAGAAACTATGTTTGTATACTTTTTCCGAAAAATTTTCAACATGCCCGTGGCGCTGACATTCCCCCGCACCCAGAATGCACAAAAGGGCTTACAGGTACAACCTGCAAAGCCCTTTTGCCGTTTCATGCTGGTGCCCGGAGCCGGGGTCGAACCGGCACGACCCGAGAGTCGAGAGATTTTAAGTCTCTTGCGTCTACCAGTTCCGCCATCCGGGCGGCGGTTCAACCATTGAGGGGACTGCTTAGCAGTTTACCCGTTCCTTCAATTCCTTGCCGGTCTTGAAAAACGGCGTCTTTTTCGCCGGGATGCGGACAACCTCGCCACTCTTGGGATTTCGGGCCTCACGCCCCGAACGTTCACGTATCGTAAAGCTGCCGAACCCGCGAATTTCCACCTTGTCGCCGGTTTTCAGGGCATCTTCGATGGAATCGAAAACCGTGTTCACAAGGGCTTCAGAAACCTTCATATTCAACATTCCGTGTGTCTGAACGACTTTTTCGATCAGTTCACTTTTGGTCATCGCATCGTCTCCTGCTTCGTAGTAAAACGTGAATTATTGATTGTTTTTGTTGTTAAGTTCCTGCTGCAAAAGCTCACCCAAGTTGGAGGTCGCCTCGCCCTGGGAGCTCAGGTATTGGGCAAACTCAGCCTTCTCCGCCGCAGCCTGCATTGCCTTGATGGAGAGCGAAATGCGGCGTTCACGCGAATCGCAACTCAACACTACCGCCTCAAGGTTGTCGCCGATGGCAGCGAATTCCTTGGCGGACGGCACTTTTTCGCGAGACAGCTCGGATACGTGGATCAAACCTTCAATGCCCTCTTCAAGCTCGACAAAGACGCCGAAATCGGTCAGGGAGGTCACCTTGCCGGTCACCTTGGCACCGGCCCGGTACTTGTCGGGAGCAAGGCTCCAGGGGTCCGGCTCAAGCTGTTTGATGCCGAGAGAGAGACGCTCGTTGTCCACATCCACCTTGAGTACCACGGCCTGGACGAGCTGCGCTTTTTCGTAGACATCGCCCGGGTGTTTGACCCGCTTGGTCCACGAGATGTCGGAGACATGGACCAGACCGTCGATGCCGTCTTCTATGCCGATGAACATGCCGAAATCGGTCATGTTCTTGATCTGACCTTCGATCTTGGTGCCAACGGGATACTTTTCGGCAATCGTTTTCCAGGGGTTTTCCGACACCTGCTTCAGCCCCAGGGATATCTTGCGGTTGTCCATGTCAATCCCCAGCACGACCGCCTCAACTTCGTCGCCGACCGTGAGTACATCGGCGGCGCGGCGGACCCGCTTGGTCCAGGACATCTCGGAGACATGGATCAAACCTTCGACCCCCGGTTCCAATTCCACAAAGGCACCGTATTCCATCAGGCTGACAACGCGGCCCCTGATGCGGCTTTCCAGGGGATAGCGGGAGGGGACCTCCAGCCAGGGATCGGAAAGGGTCTGTTTGATGCCGAGGGAAATTTTCCCCTTGGCGCGATCAAACTTGAGCACCTTGGCGGTCACCTCCTGACCCGGCTTGAGGATATCGGACGGCTTGCCCACCCGGCCCCAGGAGAGGTCGGAGACATGCAACAGCCCATCCACGCCCCCCAGATCCACAAATGCCCCGTAATCGGTGACGTTTTTGACAACGCCATTCACAATCTGCCCTTCCTCGAGCTTTGCGAGGGTTACGTCGCGGATTGCAGCCCGTTCCTCCTCAAGGATGGCGCGGCGGGAGAGAACGATATTGTCGCGTTTCTGGTTCAGCTTGATGATCTTGAACTTGGACTTCAAGCCAATATAGCTTTCGGCATCGGACGACGGCCTGATATCCACCTGAGAGGTGGGGAGGAAGGCGGGAACGCCGATATCCACCGTGTACCCCCCGTTGACCCGTGCCGTAATGGTCCCTTCGATAATGCCGCCTTCCTGCCCGGAACCGCCGATCTTTTCCCAGGCGGCCAGGTAGTCGGCCTTTCTTTTCGAGAGGATATACCCCTTTTTCCCGTCTTCGCGCGTCATGAGAACCCGAATGCGCTCACCGACCTGGACCGTAATCTCGCCATTGGCATCACGGAACTCGTTGGCCGAAACAAAACCTTCCGACTTAAGGCCGATATCCACCAACACGGTATCCTGGTCAATACGGACGACCGTACCTTCTATAATTTTATCCCGTTCAGGCCTTTCTTTGAGACTCTCGTTGTAGAGCGCGGCAAATTCACTGCTTTGCTGTTCAGCGTCGTCGTCTTGCTCACCGGTGTCTGAAGTGTCGAGCCTTTTGAAATCAACCATTAAAACTTACCCCCTGGACGTTTTTCTATCTTGCGGTTTTCCTGTTTTGTATATGATGTATTTGTAAGCATTGTAATATAGCAACGAGTTGGGAAAAATTCAATTGCTTTTATTCAGCTCCTCAATCCGGCTCACCACTTCATCGATGATCCATTTGGGAGTCGATGCCCCGGCCGTGACCCCTACCCGCTCGACCCCGCTAAACCAACCGGGATCGATCTCGGCGGCGGTTTCTATGTGGTGGGTGCGCGGCTGGATTTCAACACACACCTCGGATAGCCGGCGCGTGTTGGCGCTGTTGAAGCCCCCCACCACCAGCATGCAGTCAACCTGGTACGCCAACTCCTTGGCTTCCTCCTGGCGTATCGCCGTGGCGTCGCAGATCGTGTTGAACACCCGAATCTCGCCGCCCCGCAAAAGGCACTCCGACACGACGTTTTTGAGGTTTTCGAACGACTGGGTCGTCTGGGCGACGACGCCGATCTTGTTCATCTTGGGAAGTTTGCTGACCTCTTCGCCGGAACCGACGACAAACACCTTGTCGCCGCCATAGGAGACGATCCCCTGCACCTCGGGATGGTCGGCGTCTCCAACCACAACCACGCCGTAGCCGGTCTCGGAGAGCCGCTTGACATGTTCCTGGGCCTTCTTGACGAAAGGACAGGTCGCGTCAACGATCTCCAACTGCTTTTGCACCGCCTCTTCGATCTCGTGGGAAGCCACCCCGTGGGAGCGGATGATGATGGTGCCGCGATCCATGGTGTCCAGGTTCTTGAGCACCTTGACCCCCATCTCCTCAAGCTTGTTGACGACCTGGGGGGAGTGGATGATCGGCCCGAGGGTATAGGTTGTCTTATCGATCCCCGCCGCCTCAAAGGCCATCTGGGTGGCCCGCTTGACGCCGAAGCAGAATCCTGCGCGCTTTGCGAGAAGAACTTTCATAGTAGTGTCCCAGCCTGTTGGATTTTTCCCCGGGCAATGTCTTCCATTTTGTTCAGCACCTCGTCGATACTGCTATGGGACGAATCAACGGGAATTGCGTCCTCGGCCTGCCTGAGCGGGGCGATATCACGCTGGGAATCCTGGCGATCCCTCCGGGTAACCGCTTCGATGGTCTCTTCCAGGGTTACCCGTTCCCCGTTGCCGACCAGTTCCGCGTAACGACGCTTCCCCCGTTCCTCGGGGGAGGCGAAGAGGAAGAATTTGAGCTCGGCATCGGGAAAGACAGCCGTGCCGATGTCCCGCCCTTCGAGCACCACACCGCCGTCCTGTCCCAGGCGGCGTTGAAGCAGCATCATGGATTCGCGCACCGGCCTGAGGGCCGAGATGCGCGAGGTCATCAGGGACATCTCCGGCGTTCGGATCGACTCGGTAACATCCTGCCCGTTGGCATACACCCGCAGGGAGCAGTTGGCGTTATCAAGGCGGATATCCGCGTTGTTGCAGAGACGTTCCACGGCAGCGACATCGCCGGGATCGATCCCCGCCTGACCGACGAGAAAGGCCACAGCCCGATACATGGCACCGGTATCGATCTGGAGATAGCCAAGCCGTTTGGCCAACAAACGGGCGATGGTACTCTTACCGGCGCCGGAAGGGCCGTCGATGGCGATGATCAGGCCGTTGGGGCGTGCGTTCACGGCCATCACCTGCCTGCCACCTGTTCCAGCAGCGGGAAAAAGGAAGGAAAGGACGTTGCCACGCACTCCACATCGCGGATGGTAATCCCACCGTGCGACACCAGGGCCGCAACCGACAGGGACATGGCGATGCGGTGATCGCCGTAGCTGTCCACCGTGCCGCCGCCGAGGCGTTCCGTGCCGAGGATGTCCATACCGTCGTCGCACTCCTCGACCACGACCCCGAGCGTGCGCAGGTTCGTTGCCATGGCCGCGATCCGGTCGGTCTCCTTGACCCGCAACTCCCTGGCCCCTCGCACCGTGGTCCGCCCTTCCGCGCAGGCCGCCGCCACACAGATGACCGGGAATTCGTCGATGGCCCGCGGCACCACGTCGCCGGAGATCTGGATGGCCTTCAGCCGCGACGAGCGGACCAGGACATCGGCCACCGGCTCGCCGGAGACTTCGCGTTCGTGGAGCAGTTCGAGAGAGCCGCCCATGGACCTGAGGATGTCGATGACCCCCGTGCGGGTCGGGTTGATGCCCACGTTGCGGATGAGCAATTCCGCACCCGGCGTGACCAGGGCCGCGACCATGAAAAAAGCCGCCGAGGAGATATCGCCCGGAACCCCGATTTCCTGACCGGTGAGTTCGGTCCCGCCGCGAACCGTGACGCCGTTTTTGAACACCTCCAGCGAGGCCCCGAACAGGCGGAACATGCGCTCCGAATGGTCACGGGAAAGGGTCGGCTCGCGGACGGAGGTTTCCCCGTCGGCATACAGGCCGGCCAGCATGATGGCTGACTTCACCTGGGCGCTGGAAACCGGCGATTCATAGCCGATGGCATTCAGGGCACCGCCGGTGATGGCAAGCGGCGCCAGGGTCCCCTTGTCACGCCCCATGATGCGGGCGCCCATGCGGACAAGTGGTTCCACTACCCGCTTCATGGGGCGCTTACGCAGATACTGGTCGCCGGTTACCACCGAGAAGAAGGATTGGCCTGCCAAGAGGCCGGTCAAAAGGCGGATGCTGGTGCCGGAATTACCGCAATCGATGATGTCCGCAGGCTCCTTGAGACCGCGCAGCCCCTGGCCGTGTATCGTCACGATTTCGCCGTCGTCCTCGATCCGCACCCCCATGGCGCGGAAGGCCCCCATAGTCGCCATGTTGTCTTCACCGCGCAGGAAACCTCTGATGGTGGTAACACCATTGGCAATAGCCCCCAACATGATGGAGCGGTGGGAGATGGACTTGTCCCCGGGGACGGTGATCTCGCCATTGACCGACACTGCAGGTTGTATTGTGATGGATTTCACGCAAAGACTCCGTTGGTGCACAGTTGATCTTTCTCGTTCAGAGGATACCATCGCGGAACTGCTTGGCAATGGTAAAAAACTCGGCTAGCGCCGCAGGATCGCTGCGGTCGATGCGCCGGCGCAACTCCGCCAGACTCGCCGAGAAACCATCGATGCTCGTCAGGAGGGCCGCCCGGTTCATCAGGGTGATGTCGCGCCACATGACCGGGTCGGAAGAGGCGATGCGGGTAAAATCCCTGAAACCGCCGGCAGAGTAGGAGAGCACGTTTTCCCCTTCCACGTCGGCCGTTCCCACGGCATGCACCAAGGCGTACGCCACGACGTGTGGCAGGTGGGATATTTCAGCGAAGATCCGGTCGTGGTGCCCCGGTTCCATGGAGCAGACATTGGCTCCGGCAGACCGCCAGAGCCGCGCCATCGTATCGTATGCCCCCGCGTCGGTGGCAGGGGTCGGCGTCAGGATACAGCGCTTGCCGGTGAAGAGTGCAGCAAAGGCTGCCGCTGCACCCGAATGTTCGGTGCCGGCAATGGGGTGCCCGCCGACAAAGGTGCATCCCGGCGGCATGAGCGCCTCGCACTCCCGCACAACGGCGGACTTGACGCTGCCGCCGTCGCTGACGATGCAGCCCCGGGGGAGAAAGGGGGCAATCTCCCGGACCACCATCGGGATGGAACAGACCGGAACCGAAACGAATACCACCTGGGCATCCCGCACGCCGCGGGCGGCGTCGGGTGTGATCTCATCGACAACCCCCAGGGAAAGGGCCTGGTTCAGGTTGTCACGATCGGTGTCGACGCCGACGATGGTGCCGACCGCGCCTGCTTCACGCAGGGCCCGCGCAAAGGAACCGCCGATCAGGCCAACGCCGATGACGGTCAGACGCTCAATGATCATGGACATGCCGTCTCGCTCCTATATCGACCGCGGATAGGAACCGAGGACTTTGAGAAATTGACAGCACTCTTTGAGTTCGTCCAGGGCCGCCGCCACTTCCGGTTCGGAAACGTGGCCAAACAGGTCGAGAAAAAATATGTATTCCCAGGCCTTTTTCTTGTAGGGGCGCGATTCGATCTTGGAGAGATTGATGCCGCGCTTGGCAAAAGGCTCCAGCATGCGGCAGAGGATGCCCGGCTCATCCTTGACGGAGAACAGTATGGAGGTCTTGTCGTTGCCGGAGCGTTCGATCTCCTTGCGGGCGATCACCAGGAAACGGGTAAAGTTGTTGACCTGATCCTCTATCCTGGTTCTGACCACCTTGAGATCATAGAGCGAACCGGCCAGTTCGCTGGCGATGGCGGCGGCGGTACTGTCTTCGCTGACCATCTGTGCCGCCACGGCCGTGGAGGCGACGTCCACCAACGGCACGCCGGGCAGATTTTCGTCAAACCATTGCCGGCACTGGGCAATGGCCTGGGGATGGGAATAAACCTTCTTGACGTCTTCAAGCCGCCCGGAACGGGACAACAGATCGTGATGGACCTCCA
This window harbors:
- a CDS encoding VWA domain-containing protein; this translates as MFKQIKKAVRRPCSPYIIGLFILALSGCGGGGGGAGTSGGGGGSTPSPSTTSPTISTQSSVNLGAVVVNGSSTQLLTITNTGSANLTIVALALEKGASSPFKIATDACSGKSIAPSATCMSSIQLVPQNQQVYTDNLTITSNDPANKTVTVGLSGKGTALDLKASEIIRDGCSATPKTLGFLVTVADSAGQPATVTSPVFTVTENGIPITNPAPVVTSVVARAPLSVTLAMDYSGSLSLAEQQWMQDNTKGFIDSLVATVQTTDEVSIMKFATDYHPTSFYPLASSVQVLKNAIDAPYAYDSSTSSIWDSTYAAVDNTAARTNDQRIVILLSDGEDIPKTHTLTDLINHAIAQKIPVFTVTILHPNHSYPTLMQQLALQTGGQSFSTSTSNAADLQGIFSKISNILASQYKIVYNTASTGGASVALDVKIDDNGNYGEFATTAIGCK
- the rlmD gene encoding 23S rRNA (uracil(1939)-C(5))-methyltransferase RlmD, with the protein product MEFAITALDEDGYGTARTDDGMTLRVGGALPSDVVLVRIEQISRGTAYGHTLKLLHPSPLRSKRPPCTESADCLGCPLIAMKYREQTAWKRGMILAELAKHSELAGITVHPLLSPENLIHYRTTAKLTIAGKWSDPFIGIYRRASHDVYDLDQCPLHHPLINRVVEAVRQGIVKLKVPVYNPQSKMGLLRYLVVRVSVHERKAMVVFVTARRSYNEIHHLGRFVQEMTPEIEVMAQNVNASEGNVILGQKDYFLTPQHYLTERIGDVAFQVSPRSFFQVNNSGARLIYEQVKRWAGLGGGENVLDLYCGIGGIALFLADQAAQVIGIEVVEEAVADARRNAKLNGRKNCRFEAGDAAELLEDLAEEGERIDVAVLNPPRKGCVPDVLDTVAALAPSRIIYVSCYPQSLARDLVALKSRGYCCREIQPVDMFPQTVHVENVALLERQVTP
- a CDS encoding XTP/dITP diphosphatase; translation: MKELIVATRNRGKLVEIQALLAGLVASVRCSGDFAGFPDTVEDGATFAENALKKAREAASFSGLPALADDSGLVVDALEGRPGVYSARFAGEGAGDAANNAKLLTELAGVPPESRTAAFVCTLAFVTPAGDTHLFTGRVGGRILDAARGEGGFGYDPLFLVDGCDRTMAELGVDEKNRISHRGQAFRLFQGYLQEGCNKS
- the rph gene encoding ribonuclease PH, whose protein sequence is MTRNDGRGCCDLRPITITRNFTKHAEGSVLIAFGDTRVICTASVEESVPPFLKGRGTGWVTAEYAMLPRATHTRSPREAAKGKQTGRTLEIQRLIGRSLRAVTDLTRLGERSIYIDCDVIQADGGTRTASITGAYVALADALAGLRDKGVFADIPLKEAVAAVSVGIIAGEPMLDLNYLEDSSAEVDMNFVMTSSGRFVEVQGTAEAEPFTIDQMDAMRGQAMAGIQQLFAFQQEALRG
- a CDS encoding ComEA family DNA-binding protein; the encoded protein is MVRYERIILLLVAAALVIPAGLKTRQSAQNAALAGFSVKGFVRVEGDVAHPGMYPLSAKFVTIGAIKMAEPLRPLKRLAPAGAAERRLKNGEGIRITIREDGQGDVIFLPMPASERMLMGIPLDINTMGQADFDRLPGIGPLIAERIVTYRQNNGGSMALEELLNVEGIGEKRYETIKRYF